From the genome of Phoenix dactylifera cultivar Barhee BC4 chromosome 5, palm_55x_up_171113_PBpolish2nd_filt_p, whole genome shotgun sequence:
ACCTGGtcttccgaggatggcattataggccgagggcaggcgtatcacaaggaagctcatCCTTACGGTACTTTCgcggggggcgagcccgaccgtgaccaggaggtcgacctcgccctctactgggactgaatccccagtaaatccgaccaacggagcattcatcctccctAGTTGCTCTTCTGCCATTCCCATTTTACAAtaggcatcaaaatacaaaacgttcaccgagcttccattatcgattaagatgcgttttacatcaaatctacttataatcatggagatgaccacagcatcatcgtggggagtttcgactccttcCAGATCTTCATCTGAAAAAGAGATGGCTTCCGAGGCGCGTAGGCGCTTTGAGGAGGTTCCTTCCCTTGAAGCTTCTCCAACCGAGGGcccgcctcggatggtgttgatggtgccggcgatgggcctgttggcgttTGAGCCTTCAGGCTGTGCGGCTCCCTCGGctggcttcttttcttcacgccggcctcgcACAaatcgatcgagcacccctcggcggatgagcgcTTCGATCTCGTTCCGGAGCTGGTAGCAgtcctcagtatcatggccatgATCTCGATGGAAACGACAGTACTTCCGGGGATCACGCCGAGCTCCAGAATCTTGTTTCGAGGGTGGGAGCCGGATATAatcccgaccctcaatctccatgaggatttcggccCGAGGAGCAGTAAGGGGAGTGTAGTTTTCATACCTTCCTTCGGGTGCATGGGCCCGTGGTggaaacctcgggcggagtggtggCCTCTGCTGGGACAGTCCCCGTAATCAGGGTGGACTCTTCATGCGGGGCGGGTTTTTGGCTCGGTGcggggacgggcttctgggctggccacgctcctcgcggcgtcttttcTGTTTCTTGGGAGTCTGCTCAGCCCCGCTCCGCCTAACAGCCACGGCTTCCTCGGCCCTGGCATATTTCCGCGCCCGCACAAGCATTTCAGTGAGGTCCACAGGGAatttcttctcgatggagaagaggaacctgtaagaccgggctccagtctttagtgccgacatggcgattgactggtcaagctcccggacttcccatgttgcggcagtAAATCGGTCCAAGTACTCCCTGAGGGACTCTCcttccttttgtttgatgtcaaggagggagtccgatgtccgccgctggggctggctggcggcaaaattaccggcaaactgcctgccgagctgctcaaaggaggaaacggtactcggcttcagcccggtaaaccaaagccgggctggtcctcggagcgttgctggaaaagctttgcacagcatggcctccgaggctccttgtagggccattaagacccgataACTTTCTAGATGGTCAAGGGGGTCGGCCCTGCCGTTGTAAGTGATGCCGAACCAAATTTTAAATGGAAGCAGAAtaagaggggaagaggaggaagaagaagagaagaaggagaagggaggagaagagaagaagaggaaaatgtgggggaaaagaaattcttaattcttcattaaaccctaatcaagaaaatagttccctatatatagggcccaaatacacaatttgcatgaaaccccccttacacaaaaataactcctaataagcccacaaaaaacacaaataagccctaaaatgcaaatgaacccagaaataaaataaaccacaaataaatccctaaataaacccaaaaataaaataaaataaatatgcaaataaacgggtctgattcaatccgggggctcaggatcatctggatgaagggctctgatgtccccatcagtaAGGCTCCACCTGCGGCATCTTGAACCGCGGTGGGACTGGCTCGTCTTCAATCtgctgggagaagggggacttcatggtgaactcgaagtcaccaTTACTCCCGGTTTTCTCCCATGGAGTGCctgaatctggcgctccagcttctcgacctttttgtcgagttcatcattctggaggatcgctgcagcggtttgctccggtgcaggttgccctggaactgaCTCAGTCTCCGAGGGCTGTGGCCAGCCACCAGGGCCTCTTACTGGAtgttctctccagagggaggcctggacttgagagtcctgaccttgaaagggaagtccgcttgtaggaggtACCGGTTGAACTGGGGCCGGAGGGAGCGGTGCCGTCgagatgcccctgggttgcaagctttggacagcggtggccaaggcctgcacctgttgcaccagggcatcgaactgttccggccgaacttgaggagttgactcggccggaggcggcgagttctggacagagtgtccaggactaggtggaggacgtcgagaggcattagaagcccctttacttcttagtttcatggcagcaactcgggcccttcctctagcgccaactgttgctggaaattggactcgggggcagccgcgaaccgagaggggaggagctccgctgccgggacaGTGGGTAGCGGTGcgtcggctggtggcgtcctcctggagaatcctgcaagaaagccggtggccggattctccggcgccggccctccgaagcttaagtcagaggaggcTAGTATGCGAGTGGAGTAAAAGTGAAGAAGAATGTTTGTTTTTGTCCCCCCCTTCtttcccccaggttcccttttatagaaagatattatgttacctggggGGGTGACAGGGCAATTTGTCTTtttcgtgataattgggcacgatcatgctcattaatggcgttgtggagaataagaccggatcagaccggagtcagcgaactgtcatggttgatcggacctgttggagtggttgaactgccggccgtggtgggcctggggttcgtagatggcaagtgcattgattgctgagtaaACCGGTGATCAAGGAGAGCCATACACTTTGATGGTCCagcgatccggagatcatcttgagccgtgttcatttaatggttgaggGCATCGGAGACCCGCAGGGGTCAtacgcattaatgatagggcgtGCTGAAGGCCTGCGGAGGTCACGTGCCTTAATGGCTGAAGGATGGTAACAGAGTACGGTGGAGCCGTGTATTTGGTTGTCAGACCCTCTAGAGGATTAGGCGGAGGTTGGATATCTGGCTAAGGCACGGGCTCggcacgggtgccgagccgagccggtTGTTGGCGGGGTGTCTTGTCGTGGGGTCGCCCGTTTTTCTGGTTGACCGCTGGCCGGCGCTtcctggccgagcgcctttctggtcggcgcttcttggtcgagcgccttcgGACTGGCacgacttgggttttccccccAACAAGCATAGTACAATTACTGATGGCACCTCTAATGCTCCTACTAACTCGAGACTTAGAGCTCTGGAGGTGGAGTTCCTCAAAAACACGTTGGAAAGAGGAGATCGGTCAACTGATGAGGGTTCGTTAACGGGTCTTTGACCCGACCCGAACCCAACCCGAACCCGACCCGAACCTAAGCATGTCGGGTGCGGGTTTAGAACCCGACCCGAACAGACCCGTTTTCTTGTACGTGGCACCTGTCCCAGCGGCCATATCCGAAAGGGGGCGTGGAGGAAAGGAGGAGCCGGGGGGAAACATTTCTTTAGTTTTAATGGCTACGGCTACTTTCCAGATCTTCTGGCCTCGACTACCTTCGAGTCGTTACTCCAATAGCCTAAAATTTCATGCTTCTCTCGCttccctttctccttcttcttcttctttaaagCTCTGTTGTTCTACCGCCTTCCTGAAGAAGGGCAACGAACGATTTCCTCGGCAACCCATAGCATCATCAGAAGGTACAGTAAattctttaaattatttcatttATCCGTAGAGTCTGAAAAAATTCTATTTTCTAGTGCTTACAGAATAACTGTTAATATTTGGTAGACTTCCATTAAAGCTGGAACTAAATATTGAAATGGTTTCGTGCAATTGTGTCGCATGTCTTTAATGAATAATGCGGAGTTAATGAATGAAGAGATGTTGGTGCGGAGAGATACTTATTATGTTACTTTTGCAATGGAAAAGATTCTTTTTATTGCAAAAAATGAACTGCAAGGAGGTGTTGAAGGGATCAAACAATGGTCTTGTTGTCAACATTTTAGAAGCAATTCTCTTTACCATGATATGAGATTGTACAGAAGCCTTAAGCACTAGCCTCATTTAAGATTGGAAAAATTGGTTTGGCCTCAAAGAAATAAAGTCGATCTTTTGATGGTATTTTGGGGGAATCTCAACCTTCTAAGTCCTAAAACAGTGCTTTGTTTGCTCATCTTTGTTAGATAGGAGTTGCCTGTGTTTGATATTTTGGAGCTGGATCCACATGTATGTAGATACTCCAACAAACTCTTCTCCTTTTCTAGTATAGACTAAGACAGCAAGGGAAGGAGGAAGGGTTTCTCTTTCTCCTAAGAGGAAGAATTGGGCATAGATTTCGTATTATTCTTAAAAAAGCTGAGAGCAATTAAATGATTTTCTCTTATCTCCCCCCCCCTATAGGAGGATAAAATGGGCGGTAGACTCGAGTGGAAAGGGATACACATGGAATACAATCATGGCCCATAAggttttaaaaaatagaataagATTTGCTTAAGATGCAGATGCAGCACCCTGAATAGGAGTCTagctaaaaaaaagtttttccaTATTCTGGGCGAACTGTGGCGCCCAAAATAAATGTTTCCTGCTtctaggtttttttttaaatgtctCTTGGGGGAGTTGGGGCCCCTGCTGCTCCTCTAGATCGGCCATTTTTTTGTAGTAAATGTATGATTGACCGTGCCACTTTTTTCCAATCCTATTGTTGCTAACAATCATGATCCTGCTGCTCATCCAACATATGTGGTGGCATCACATGATGTTGCAGCATAATATTCATCTAAGAGCTCGAAATGATGAATGCTGAAGACATGGAAGAACATCACGAAATATAATTATGTTTTTTTAGACAAAAATCTTCTAGTCATGTTATAAAGATGACTGCGATAGTTTTACATTAGGAAAAATGAAGTTCAATTCTAATGTTTTTCTATAGATGAATTATATGGAGAGGTGTTAATTTGCTGCCATCAGTTTAAATTTCGAACAGAATTAAGTATGCATTTAATATTGAAATATGATGAGGTTATATATAAATAAGGAATTAAGGATTTTTATTTATGGGGTTTTATAAATGAGGACCCTTGATGAATTGACCAATTTTTTGTTCTCTATAAGGTTTTGGAACCACTTCACATCTTCACTCTACTTGTTCTTGCTTCTTACAATTTTTTCCTTGAACATGTAACAAAAGTGCTGGTGTTTTTATTATAACCTTCATTTTCTTGAGAATAAATTATAACATTTTCTTTGAAAACAtccaataaaatattataaatatttgaGAATATATTTTAACATTTTCTTTGGAGACATctgataaaatattattagcATTCAGTTGCTATCGTATAAACTCATCAATGCTTTCCAATATAGTGACATTTCAAAACACTTGTATGAAGCTCTCTTTATGGGTGTTGGTAGCTATGAAACTATATTGTGGTAAGAAAGATGATTTGTAAGCTTGAGTTTTCATCTCATCGTTggatatttgaatattttgatGTATATCAGTATATACATAAGTTAAGCCTTGCTTTCCTTTGATTGCTTTACTTTATTtgtgttcttttttcttccttttatccCTTATCAGTGGAAGATAAGATATGAATTTTTCTAATAGAAAAAAGTAACGCCCTCTGCATGATGGATTGGAGGCCTTATCTATGAATCAGAAACTCAAGTGCTCTATTCTGCGACTAGTATTTTATGTGTAAAATAGGATGATGAATAGGTGAAAGAAGCAACTTCAGCTTGAGCAATGCCTACTTGACTATTTGAAATACTGCAAATTATTAAGTTGATGTTTGTGTTTCTAGGATGTGAAATGGCATTTGTATCCTTTCCTACTCTAGATTGTATGATACTTACATGCCATTGTCTCATTCAATTACCTGACAAATTCAATGTGAGTTATTAAGGATGTTTGTATGCAAATATATCAATCTATGCTTTGTGCATGCAAACCCTTTTTTCGATGAGATTTGGTGATTGATGGCATGTTGCAGGGTTTCCTAGTGAGTTGGTTGAAGATTCAAAATTCGTTCCTTTAAATGCTGATGATCCTGTCTATGGTCCACCTGTAAGTCTCCAAGGTCTAAATTGATGATTAATTATCTAGACTAGGGATTTCCCATGGCATTAACTCCTTGATTATAAAACTGACTTTTGTCCTGAAAAAACTAGCCATAATCCTTTTTCTTACAACAATTTCCAGTTGCATGCAAGTACATGTTGAAACAAATGAGATTTCTCCTTGAGTTTCTCATTTTTTCAGTAAGTTTAAAATTCAGCAAGCCCTTGCTATTAGTCAGATTGATTAGAACAGTAAATGGGACTTGTTTTCTACAATGTTTTTAAAAAGAACTCGAAATTATTATATCATAGGCCTTTCCAAGACATGAACTTTGTAGAGTTCCAAGAAATGGAAGCTTTAAATTAAATTtgtaaagctcatcaaaagtgaTAGGAGTTGTTCACTCTGTATTTCTTTTACTCATCATCTTGAGGATTGTAAGCTTTCATCCTATATCTCTTTTAGAAGGCATCAATGTCAGTGAACTTTTAGATATACCAATTCTTGCCATTATTTTCTAGTCTCGAACAGCAACTGTTGGAATAAGttgcaaaaaatattttccctCTCTAGCATTAGAAAACAATTCAAATCTAACTAAAACAATATAACTAGATGCCTAGGATTGAAAACCTTCCCTTACTAATGCCATACTGGCCAATATGCATCATAGCATCTAAGGATTGGCACAAAGAACCCCAGCATGCCCTGATTTTAGCAAGCGAAGCCCAAACCTTTGCAAGTCATATATCATTTACCGTACCATACCTATTGGCAAGATTCACCATCTCAGTACCGAATTCTGTACCGGTGTTACACTAGCATAGTGTCGATACggtacaaaattttttttagcGTACTGAGTATCAGTACGCCATCCGTACCAAATATCGATACCAAATCGGTACGGTACGATATGCCCCATACTGCTCGGTTCGGGCCGGTATAGCATACCATGCCCATTGCTGATTGATACAAGCCCATACGTTGATATTTAAATCCACAAAGCATGCATGATACAACAGTATATCGACCTTGTTATGATGATCTTAATTCaggtttttcttatttttattagtgGAAGtcgattttgttattttttcattaaataaaatttgtagaTAAAAAAATGTAGAAAATGGAGATGCAGGGGATCAAACCCTGTACCTCTCGCATGGAAACAGTGCGCTCTACCATTTGAGCTACAACCCCATATTAATTTGTTCCAATGGATGTTTCTTATTAATCATGATTAGAAGATATTTCACAATCTTCAACCTAGCCCAAATATTTCTCAGATGCTTTTTACCATTTGATATACAAAAGGACTATGGAAGATATCCACAACTTGCTTTCTAGGATAGACTAGTTGAGAATCACCATGACAATAACTGTTTCTCTGCTTCATTTGCTCATCAAAACTAGAATATTGGTTATATAATAGCATATACTTTTCATGGTACAAAAAACTTTCTTAATTCTGCAGAGGAGAACCATCAATATGGTCTCAAGTTCTTAACAACCACGTCCTTCAATGGAGATGGATCGTCATGAACTTTTTACCACCCTACCCTGTTATtttcacaaatatcaaaatttgaCAAAATAGGCTTTCAAAGAATATCAGTGATCATTCTCGTTTCCTACAAATGGAAGGGATACTGAAATAAAGCACCTAGTGGGTGAATTAATCCAAATGGGATTACCAAAGGAATAAACATAGTTTTTTAGATGAAAATGTCATCACTTTCAAACACATCATTCGAGAAAAATATTAGAGGTTGTGATGGACCACCATGTTCAGATTTGAATGTCTGCAATATTTTAGATGCATCGAATTTGGAGAAGCATCAGTGGAAGTGTCATCAATAAACACTTGCATGGTTTGTCATCAATAAACACTTGCATGGTTTTACTTTCAGATGTTTGAGAAATAGTGAATGTGAGATGCTCTTAAGGAACCAAAccaatattattttttccttttcctagcTCTAGCATACTTGCAACCGTAAATCCACAGGTTATTCCAGCACATTGACTggcagattttttttcctttttttccttttttggagAACTAGTATAGGAAAAGGCCCAGCCAAAATCAGGGTGAGGGTGGGACTTCAACCTAGGTCATTACTACCAAACCCCTAATGACTTTACCAACTGAACTAGCTGGCACCCTTGACTAGCATAATTTTTTTGATCCAAGGTTTCAATTGAACAGAGATACAAGTGTTAGCTTACTTATCATGATAACTTTCTGAAGCCATTTGTTCAGCATTAGAAGATAAAACCTAGCTTTTATGTTCTTAATTTTGAAGAGGGATGTTGGAAAAGTTGAAAATTTAATCTACTATAAAGGGAAGCAATAGTTTACCTTGTACAATGTGTAAGGATAAGTCATAGTTAATAATGTAACATGTGAATGCAATATATGATCAAAACATCCGTCGCCTACTGGAGGAGTGTGGCTCCTACGAGGTCACACATGTTTATCGGGAGACAAACAGTGTTGCGGACTGGGTTGCCTTTTTTGCCGCTCATCACTCAACGGGTTTCACCTGGGTGGATCACGAGTCTGTGCCAGAGCCTTTTTGTagccttttgttttctgatctTATTGGCCGCATTCATACCCATCGGGTGTGAGCCactattgtaccaaaaaaaaatactattctTGTTCCTGTAAGGACCCTTCTGGGCATGTATATAGTTCCACATCAGCTATGTACtaaatagatcttgggtatttgtaCAAAGCCAAGGAACCAAAATAAGACCTTCTAGCTAGCctttttaggtgaggtcttggATCGTTACATACAATATCAGAGTTGACTCGACCCatggcctatgtggactagatgACACTGCAGTACAAGCTATTTTGGGGCTTATCATGAGCCGATCATGGttcttgtgattggatttggttGAATTTGGACCCTTAGCCTAGCAAGGATACTAGGGCTTAAAAAAGAAGAGTATGCGAGGACCTTTGCAggtatgtgtttagtcccacattcgCTATGTACTgcgtagatcttggatatttatattgGGCCAAAGAATTGAAATAATACCATTTGGCAAGCCTTTATGGGTGGTCTTAGGTCGCTATAGTTCCTGTATATAGTAACTTATCTAATTTTACTACAGTTGCTTTTATGAAATATTGCATATATTGGGGACTATATTAGAGTCCCCTTTAATTGCTGGTTTGAATGTTtcttgaaaatgttgtttgttgCATCCTCTCTTAAATTCTATAAATAAATTTCCTTTTCTTGCTGCCTCAGCATTCCAATATTCTTGTATTTCACCTTTTGTGAAGAGTAGTGCCTAGATGTTGGTTCATAAAAATTTGCAAGGTATCTAGTGTTAGGCTGAGTCACTAAAATTTTCTGCTTGTTCAGAAGTATTGGCATCATATGCTTGTTGGTACTCTTATAGGTTGCAATGTGAAATttcgatatgctggtaaagaatCTCATAATCCTATGAACCAAATCTCAGGAGATTCAATGTCTTCTtgtatttctttattttctctaaACTACTGATAACCAAAATTCATTTAAAATCCTCTATATGTGACTATGAGACATTGATGGCCTTCATTTGGGGTCTACAAATGGTTTAATAATGTCTTCGGGGGGTGCTTACTAATTGGTTGGATATGTCAAATTTTGGCATAACTAATATTAGATGTTTGAGTTCATATGTAGTATTATTTTGTGTAAAAGAAGAAGCACAATGACAATGATTTTTCCTTGATTCCTTCTATGAACCTGAAACCTGATAAGCATGCACATATGATTGTCAAATTAAAGTAGCTATTTAAGGATTCCTATTTTGCAGACTTTGGAAGTTCTGACACTATGCACAAGTGCATAATGGCAGCTTCCATGATGGTTATTAAACAAGATAGATGTTCAGTCTCGAGAAATAGTTTTTACTTCATATCACATTATTTTGATGAAAAATCTTACCTATCATTATGGAAATCCCATTCAGTTATCCCACTTTATCAAACTTTGACGTGTTGGACAATTTTCATATTGCAGGCTTTATTGCTATTGGGATTTGACGCAGATGAAATGGACATGGTACCTCTCTCACACACAAGAATGAAAGCCCTCTTTTAGCCACTTAACACGAGAATTTCTGCGAAGATTGATTCCAACTAAGAAAGTGGAAGTCAGCGGCTAATTATAATAAGTATGCTATAGCTAGGATTCAAAAAATGGTACTTGCAGTGGTACCAATTTTCTGTTGGACCAGTATGGTACCAGTTCGTCCCTTGGTAGCAAGAATCTTCCATTTAGAATGGTGAATGGCTTCCAAATTTTCTTGAAAACTTATCCTTGCACTCGCTTTCTAAGTGTTTTTGTACTATTTTTTAGGAGACCTGCTTCCACATACCTACACCTAGCATGCTTCCGATAACTAAGATCGATCCCATATTGCTCATGGTATGGCATTGTGTACCGGTATCGTAATCGTATGcaattttgagtttttttttttaaaacaatttttgttatcatttttttgttttgtagGCCTACTATGCCTATTAGGGTGATTTGGttcctttttttaatatctTCATGGTATTTGAACAGATGTGTCGTATCGGAGTGTTGATATCCATACCAACACCTAAATTCTTTATAAAAATTGCCGTCCCATTCAGGATGCCCCTCGGTGCCAACATAACTGGGCTTAATGCTGTTGATATCAACTTGCTTTGAATGAGATGCATGGTTTGGGCATCATCCTGGCTGAATTGGGCGTTGTATCAGCTGGTTTCCATTGCATGGCTAGTACATCTCAATTTGAACACATTTTGGTGTCCCAGACCCCATCCAGGTCCCGTTTTCATGCTAGAGTGGTACGGTACTGATGGTACCATCCCATTTCAACGGTATTTAAAACCATGGGCTCTAGATACCATGTAGAAGTTTCTTGCAAGTTGCTTAAGGCATAGATGTGTTGATTTATCTTTTCTAGTAAGCAGATATCCACataatttcttttatatttttcttatctttttatAAGATTTTATAAGCATTTAAGATTAACTTAGTTTCAGGCGGACATTCAGATCATTAGATCTCTTATTCATCATAAACATCTTGCTTCCTGGTGACTGTTTCCACCTATGATGTATGTATGTTTCAATTGCAGATTAAGAACTTTCTAAGAGAGCTAGATGGTGAGTTTTTAAAGGTAACCTTCACACAATCATGCTAATTCTTTTTGTTTCTTGCCATTTTCGCTCCTAGAAACATGGATGTTCCAACTATATGTCATCCATAAACAAAAAagttgcttcaattacatatatAACAAGTTATTTATATTGATTCAATATGTTTGATTAAGCATTTGTGTTTTTAATCTGATGCTTCTCTATGCTTCTTTAGATTATTACTAGAGGCATATTGCTTGGGACAAAGCTCATTATGAGGTGGAACTATCTAAATGAAGCTGATttcatgatatattttattGCGCAAGCAACGCTCATAGCCATATTTGAAACAAAGTAACTATAAGTTTTATGCATCCAATTTCACCACTCTTTCtcatccaattccatgtccTGTGGCATGATAAGCCTTCAGAATTCCTATATGTTGTCCTTATGCCCAAAAGGCAGTGAAGTTTTTTACCATTTCACCCACTTTTTTAGGTTCTTCTTTCATTTATCTTTACATGTAGATCCAAGTCTCCCACTTTACCAGGGGTATCTCCTTTTAGGTTATAAAAATCACTAGCAGAACTTCCTAGTTTTACCAGAGAATTCAGTGAATTTATTCACCTCTGCTTCTCTCATTTTCAAGAAGCAAAATGTATTGATATTTTCTAACCAAAGAGGGAATATGAAGTCTATTCATGTTGTTTATTACCTCAAATCAATGGTAAAATTGCAAATTTACTTTTATTAAGAATTTCTACTATTTTCTTGCTTTTTTAATCACATTTTAGTTTATCTGCATTGTAGATTAGCACATCAACTTTTCTGCTTATATTTTATTGGTACTAGGAATAATTATTGATTGAGCATTCAAAAACATGGTGGGGTGGTGGATGGCCAAATAGACAATAAATTGATACTTAGAAATCCGAGTCCAGAGAAATCCTAAACCCCTGTAACCGTCCATGATGGCATCCAAACAAATCTCTCTTTCTAGGAAAATCCAACTGATCAGCAGATCATGGGGTTAGAATTTCTAGATTCTATaggaaatatgaatataaagaaTTTGCATCATGTATAGACTTCAAGTGTCAATCCTCCATTAAGATTCagttttttagatttttattgCCTCTTTTTATTGTGCACatgtttacctttttcttgaagAGATATGCACATATTTATGTTAATCTGCTATTGTGCGGAAGAGATGCAGGTATCGATATGTCAATGTGCATTTGATGTTTCTCAATTTCTAATGCTAATTCTGGAACTGTCTTGTCTTCAGGTTATTTATTGTACCGAAGATATGATGAAGCTATCAGTTTGGGATGCAATGCATATTGAACAATGTGATCTAGAAGATGTGAAGGTTAAGATACTAATTTATTGTTATTTATATGTTCATCAAAAATTTTTGGCCTTATTCAAAGTCCATCAAAGTAAAAGTATTGAATAGTGGAATTACAGTAAACTGCCaaagaaaaaagtatagatTAAACCCATAAACATGGTATTTCTGTATATTATTCTAGTGATATATCTCATTTTGCATGGCCGTACCAATCATACCATGCAAAATGCTAGTTCATTATATATTCAAAGGTCAATCTGCATCCTTGGTATTTCCGTTAGTAACAGGAATTTAGTTCCTAAACACCTCACTATTCCTAGACTTCAGAAAATCCACAATTCTAATCCTAATCCTAATCTAGAAGCCCGTCTCTCATTATCTTCCTTGCTATTCATGCTGATGCTATTCATGCTTCTGAGGACCCAGCAAAAGATCTCCTGTTTGATCTCTCATCATTTATCGGACTGAAAACATTATTTGTGTCATAATTCATAGACTATATCAACTAACTTGCATTATAATTCCTTACTTTTCCAGTGGTAAGTATGTTTTCTCAATTTACAGATTGCAAAATCATTGCCAAGAATATGCTTCTTATCTGGCTTAAGTGGCGAAGAGATGATGATGTTTGTTGATGCATTTCCAGAAACTGGTATGAAATATTCATCGTTCAATCAGCATATCTAGATTTCACAGTCAAATAAGTTAAGCAACTTATCTTCAAGTTGATATTTAGTTTGATGACAGGTTCACAAATGTAAGAAGAGCTAATATTCAGAGTTACCTTGTTTGCTTGTGCTAATCTTGATTAAGCATGCCTTATACACTTTTTTTGGTGATAAATAACCTACTTAACTCAGTGGTTAGAGTATTGCTTTCATACGGCGGGAGTCATTGGTTCAAATCCAATAGTGGGTAGAACTTATTAGCACTACTTAAAGTTAAGCATGTCTATCAGTCGATTTCCCTCATGCAGGAAATCGAACGAGATCTTCTTATTCATTCGTTTGACTTTCCTTCTTACAATAGTCTTGCTATAGAGTTGAAGAAT
Proteins encoded in this window:
- the LOC103718601 gene encoding uncharacterized protein LOC103718601 isoform X1, with amino-acid sequence MATATFQIFWPRLPSSRYSNSLKFHASLASLSPSSSSLKLCCSTAFLKKGNERFPRQPIASSEGFPSELVEDSKFVPLNADDPVYGPPALLLLGFDADEMDMIKNFLRELDGEFLKVIYCTEDMMKLSVWDAMHIEQCDLEDVKIAKSLPRICFLSGLSGEEMMMFVDAFPETGLKPAVFAALVPNSADKLLGDVIEEIMGDHEMLSGKQSS
- the LOC103718601 gene encoding uncharacterized protein LOC103718601 isoform X2: MATATFQIFWPRLPSSRYSNSLKFHASLASLSPSSSSLKLCCSTAFLKKGNERFPRQPIASSEGFPSELVEDSKFVPLNADDPVYGPPIKNFLRELDGEFLKVIYCTEDMMKLSVWDAMHIEQCDLEDVKIAKSLPRICFLSGLSGEEMMMFVDAFPETGLKPAVFAALVPNSADKLLGDVIEEIMGDHEMLSGKQSS